In a genomic window of Helianthus annuus cultivar XRQ/B chromosome 10, HanXRQr2.0-SUNRISE, whole genome shotgun sequence:
- the LOC110886588 gene encoding formin-like protein 18 isoform X1, whose amino-acid sequence MALLRKLFYKQPPDGLVEISERVYVFDCCLTTDAWEQEDYKNYVVNTITRLKDHYPDASILIFNFGEKESSQIASALSDYDLTIMDYPRQYEGCPLLPMEVIHHFLRSSESWLSLGQQNILLMHCERGGWPVLAYMLAALLIYRKHYTGEYKTLDMVYKQAPHELLQFLSPLNPLPSQLRYLQYVSRRNVASEWPPSDRALILDCVIIRAIPDFDGNGGCCPIFRIYGRDPVSSGDKTSKLLFSTPKKSKNVRYHKQAECELIKIDINCRVQGDIVLECISLHNDLAREKMMYRAMFNTAFIRSNILMLSRDEIDILWDAKDLFPKDFRAELLFSDMDAAASTVPLELAGIEAGGLPIDAFDKIQEIFNSVDLLDPKSDAALNVLHQLASSKVDDFARSPPLSPSNSSVKTPVISQKSKEVADNKVKVTLTPHHHSPSVKEVKEVTVEPSTPTHPKTPPLMDNIGISLEPVGSLSTGHLTESPSSPSILHRSSLKKDKSDHKDQAVRTATSTAPPPPPPPPIMRAAPPPPSPPPPIMRAAPSPPPPPPPPTMRAGPPPPPPPPPPPTMRAGPRQPPPPPPIMRAGPSPPPPPPPPPAVTKADPSPPPPPPPPRPTKYGTDAGVVSPVPPPPPPLVSRNSSGPPPPPPPLFSGKGNVNKGVAPPPPPPRSAHVAGAPSLPPPMMKGRSLSKTGSLKAQQSKKLKPLHWLKLTRAVSGSLWAETQKSGEAAKAPEIDISELESLFSAANPKSEQGYAKSKSRAAVTNKPETVQLIDHRRAYNCEIMLSKVKIPLNELMDHVLALEDSAMDADQVDNLIKFYPTKEEMELLQGYKGEKDRLGKCEQFFLELMKVPRTESKLRVFSFKLQFNAQVSDLRKSLNIVNLAVEQTRSSGKLKRVMQTILQLGNALNQGTARGSAIGFRLDSLLKLADTRARNNRMTLMHYLCKVLADKLPEVLDFSKDLSSLEPAAKIQLKFLAEEMQAIIKGLEKVGQELSMSENDGPVSESFRKALKEFLCSAEGEARSLASLYSSVGKNVDALIIYFGEDPARCPYEQVVTTLLKFVRMFNQANEENAKQLEAEKKKAEKEASNEKLKQTRPDIKSEHIMPQSPVF is encoded by the exons TTTTCGACTGCTGTCTCACTACCGATGCTTGGGAACAAGAAGATTATAAAAATTACGTGGTAAATACGATTACTCGGCTTAAGGACCATTACCCCGACGCTTCCATCTTGATTTTTAATTTTGGTGAGAAAGAATCAAGCCAAATTGCATCGGCGTTGTCAGATTACGACTTAACCATTATGGACTACCCTAGACAATACGAAGGTTGTCCGTTACTCCCTATGGAGGTTATCCACCATTTTCTACGATCTAGCGAAAGCTGGCTTTCACTCGGGCAACAAAATATTCTCCTGATGCACTGCGAGCGGGGCGGTTGGCCCGTTTTAGCTTACATGTTGGCTGCACTCTTGATTTACAGAAAACATTACACTGGGGAATACAAGACGTTGGATATGGTTTATAAGCAAGCTCCTCATGAATTGTTGCAGTTTTTGTCACCTTTAAATCCTTTACCTTCTCAGTTAAGGTATTTACAATATGTATCACGACGAAATGTGGCTTCAGAATGGCCTCCATCGGACCGGGCACTAATTTTGGACTGTGTGATAATCCGCGCGATTCCTGATTTTGATGGAAACGGTGGTTGCTGCCCTATTTTCAGGATTTATGGTCGTGATCCCGTCTCTTCTGGCGATAAAACTTCCAAACTTCTGTTTTCAACCCCCAAAAAGAGCAAGAACGTCCGATACCACAAACAG GCAGAATGTGAACTGATTAAAATTGATATCAATTGCCGAGTTCAAGGTGACATTGTTCTAGAGTGTATCAGCTTACACAATGATCTGGCTCGGGAAAAAATGATGTACCGTGCCATGTTCAACACAGCATTTATTCGGTCCAATATTTTAATGCTTAGTCGTGATGAAATCGACATACTTTGGGATGCTAAAGATCTATTTCCCAAAGACTTCAGGGCTGAG CTTCTTTTCTCAGATATGGATGCTGCAGCTTCTACAGTTCCGTTAGAGTTGGCTGGTATTGAGGCAGGTGGTCTCCCAATAGACGCATTTGATAAAATTCAAGAGATTTTTAACAGCGTGGATTTGCTAGACCCTAAAAGTGATGCTGCCCTAAATGTTCTCCATCAGTTAGCCTCATCAAAGGTTGATGACTTTGCAAGATCACCGCCATTGTCACCTTCAAATTCTTCTGTGAAGACACCCGTCATTTCCCAAAAATCAAAGGAAGTTGCAGATAATAAGGTTAAAGTTACACTTACTCCACATCATCATAGCCCATCGGTAAAGGAGGTTAAGGAAGTTACCGTTGAACCTTCTACTCCAACACACCCTAAAACTCCACCTTTGATGGACAATATAGGTATTTCACTTGAACCTGTAGGATCTCTGTCAACAGGTCATTTAACTGAGTCACCATCCTCGCCCTCTATCCTCCATCGTAGCTCATTAAAGAAGGACAAATCAGATCATAAGGACCAAGCTGTTAGAACAGCAACATCAACcgcaccaccgccgccgccaccaccgccaaTTATGAGAGCTGCCCCCCCTCCACCATCGCCGCCGCCACCGATTATGAGAGCTGCCCCCtctccaccaccaccgccaccgccgccgACTATGAGAGCTGGCccccctccaccaccaccaccgccaccgccgccgACTATGAGAGCTGGTCCCCGTcaaccaccgccgccaccaccgatTATGAGGGCTGGTCCctctcctcctcctccaccaccaccaccaccagcagtTACGAAAGCTGACCcctctccaccaccaccaccaccaccacctcgtCCTACAAAGTACGGTACAGATGCAGGAGTCGTATCACCggtgccaccaccaccaccacctcttgTTTCACGGAATTCCTCAGgtccaccgccgccgccacctcCACTGTTTTCCGGTAAAGGAAATGTGAACAAGGGTGTTGctccacccccacccccaccaagATCCGCCCACGTTGCAGGAGCTCCTTCTCTGCCACCACCTATGATGAAGGGACGTAGTTTATCAAAAACAGGTTCTTTAAAAGCCCAACAATCtaagaagctgaagcctttgcatTGGTTGAAGCTAACAAGAGCAGTATCAGGAAGCTTGTGGGCCGAGACACAAAAATCTGGTGAAGCTGCAAA GGCACCGGAGATTGACATATCAGAACTTGAGTCTCTCTTCTCAGCAGCAAACCCAAAGTCAGAACAAGGGTATGCAAAATCAAAATCTCGGGCAGCAGTAACGAATAAGCCTGAAACAGTACAACTG ATTGATCACAGGAGGGCATATAACTGTGAGATCATGCTTTCAAAGGTCAAAATACCATTGAATGAATTGATG GATCATGTTCTAGCTTTGGAAGACTCAGCAATGGATGCTGATCAAGTGGACAACCTCATAAAGTTTTATCCAACAAAAGAGGAGATGGAGCTGCTTCAG GGATACAAAGGAGAGAAGGATAGATTAGGCAAATGTGAGCAG TTCTTCTTGGAGCTAATGAAAGTTCCACGTACAGAATCTAAGCTTAGAGTTTTTTCTTTTAAGTTACAGTTCAATGCACAG GTTTCTGATCTTAGGAAGAGCTTAAACATAGTAAATTTGGCTGTAGAACAG ACCAGGAGTTCGGGTAAACTAAAGAGAGTCATGCAAACGATTCTTCAGTTGGGAAATGCTTTGAACCAGGGGACTGCAAGGg GGTCTGCAATCGGGTTCAGGTTAGATAGCCTCCTGAAACTTGCAGATACACGAGCAAGGAACAATAGAATGACTCTCATGCATTACCTCTGTAAG GTGCTTGCTGACAAGCTACCTGAAGTTCTTGATTTTTCAAAGGATCTTAGCAGTTTGGAACCTGCAGCAAAG ATACAACTAAAATTTTTGGCAGAGGAAATGCAAGCTATTATCAAAGGATTAGAGAAAGTTGGACAGGAATTATCAATGTCTGAAAATGACGGACCTGTGTCTGAAAGTTTCCGCAAG GCTTTGAAGGAGTTCCTTTGTTCAGCAGAAGGTGAAGCAAGATCATTGGCTTCTCTGTATTCTAGTGTT GGTAAAAACGTGGATGCTTTAATCATATACTTTGGTGAGGATCCAGCACGTTGCCCATACGAGCAAG TTGTTACAACTTTGCTGAAGTTTGTGAGAATGTTCAACCAAGCTAATGAAGAAAACGCCAAACAATTAGAGGCGGAAAAAAAGAAGGCAGAGAAAGAAGCGTCTAATGAAAAGCTGAAACAAACTCGGCCTGATATCAAGTCGGAACATATAATGCCACAATCACCG GTGTTCTGA
- the LOC110883320 gene encoding glycine-rich RNA-binding protein 5, mitochondrial-like, translating to MGGGKSGGGGAGKGGGGGGAMGGKGGSGGLGSSCKGGGSGGNSGGSMKAPGGGGAYISRAGFESNPKGYFGGLHGNHQTGVGFWKAITDKFNAIMEQGPMRDVDSVFGKWRKMSKIINRFSGIYNLYYTNPPSGSNEDDILNLALAKWDEKNKTPYQHIQAWKVLKKENKWKPIPNEVATAKRSKTSESGSYSAGGSTARCHIDIDINDEPEFAGDEFAVHESERPPGRDKAKKTRPEREKRAARTKRLPGPVRKWTS from the exons ATGGGTGGCGGCAaaagtggtggtggcggtgcgggcaaaggtggtggtggtggcggagcaaTGGGCGGCAAAGGTGGTAGTGGAGGACTCGGGTCAAGTTGTAAAGGTGGTGGAAGCGGTGGCAACAGTGGTGGATCGATGAAGGCTCCTGGTGGTGGGGGAGCATATATATCAAGGGCTGGTTTTGAAAGCAACCCAAAAGGATATTTTGGTGGTCTTCATG ggAACCACCAAACGGGTGTTGGTTTTTGGAAGGCGATAACGGATAAATTTAACGCGATTATGGAGCAAGGCCCGATGCGTGATGTCGATTCCGTCTTTGGCAAGTGGCGTAAAATGAGCAAGATCATCAACCGCTTTAGCGGTATTTATAACCTTTATTACACTAATCCTCCTAGTGGGAGTAACGAGGATGACATTCTCAACCTTGCTTTGGCTAAATGGGATGAGAAGAATAAAACTCCTTACCAACACATCCAAGCATGGAAAGTTttaaagaaagaaaacaaatggaAGCCTATTCCAAACGAGGTTGCAACCGCCAAACGGAGTAAAACTTCCGAGTCCGGAAGTTATAGTGCGGGAGGCTCCACCGCTCGTTGTCACATAGACATAGACATAAACGACGAGCCGGAATTTGCCGGGGATGAGTTTGCCGTTCACGAGTCGGAACGTCCCCCTGGAAGGGACAAAGCAAAAAAGACGCGGCCGGAAAGAGAAAAGCGGGCTGCTCGAACCAAACGTCTTCCGGGGCCGGTTCGAAAATGGACGAGTTGA
- the LOC110886588 gene encoding formin-like protein 18 isoform X2, which produces MALLRKLFYKQPPDGLVEISERVYVFDCCLTTDAWEQEDYKNYVVNTITRLKDHYPDASILIFNFGEKESSQIASALSDYDLTIMDYPRQYEGCPLLPMEVIHHFLRSSESWLSLGQQNILLMHCERGGWPVLAYMLAALLIYRKHYTGEYKTLDMVYKQAPHELLQFLSPLNPLPSQLRYLQYVSRRNVASEWPPSDRALILDCVIIRAIPDFDGNGGCCPIFRIYGRDPVSSGDKTSKLLFSTPKKSKNVRYHKQAECELIKIDINCRVQGDIVLECISLHNDLAREKMMYRAMFNTAFIRSNILMLSRDEIDILWDAKDLFPKDFRAELLFSDMDAAASTVPLELAGIEAGGLPIDAFDKIQEIFNSVDLLDPKSDAALNVLHQLASSKVDDFARSPPLSPSNSSVKTPVISQKSKEVADNKVKVTLTPHHHSPSVKEVKEVTVEPSTPTHPKTPPLMDNIGISLEPVGSLSTGHLTESPSSPSILHRSSLKKDKSDHKDQAVRTATSTAPPPPPPPPIMRAAPPPPSPPPPIMRAAPSPPPPPPPPTMRAGPPPPPPPPPPPTMRAGPRQPPPPPPIMRAGPSPPPPPPPPPAVTKADPSPPPPPPPPRPTKYGTDAGVVSPVPPPPPPLVSRNSSGPPPPPPPLFSGKGNVNKGVAPPPPPPRSAHVAGAPSLPPPMMKGRSLSKTGSLKAQQSKKLKPLHWLKLTRAVSGSLWAETQKSGEAAKAPEIDISELESLFSAANPKSEQGYAKSKSRAAVTNKPETVQLIDHRRAYNCEIMLSKVKIPLNELMDHVLALEDSAMDADQVDNLIKFYPTKEEMELLQGYKGEKDRLGKCEQFFLELMKVPRTESKLRVFSFKLQFNAQVSDLRKSLNIVNLAVEQASFKFSS; this is translated from the exons TTTTCGACTGCTGTCTCACTACCGATGCTTGGGAACAAGAAGATTATAAAAATTACGTGGTAAATACGATTACTCGGCTTAAGGACCATTACCCCGACGCTTCCATCTTGATTTTTAATTTTGGTGAGAAAGAATCAAGCCAAATTGCATCGGCGTTGTCAGATTACGACTTAACCATTATGGACTACCCTAGACAATACGAAGGTTGTCCGTTACTCCCTATGGAGGTTATCCACCATTTTCTACGATCTAGCGAAAGCTGGCTTTCACTCGGGCAACAAAATATTCTCCTGATGCACTGCGAGCGGGGCGGTTGGCCCGTTTTAGCTTACATGTTGGCTGCACTCTTGATTTACAGAAAACATTACACTGGGGAATACAAGACGTTGGATATGGTTTATAAGCAAGCTCCTCATGAATTGTTGCAGTTTTTGTCACCTTTAAATCCTTTACCTTCTCAGTTAAGGTATTTACAATATGTATCACGACGAAATGTGGCTTCAGAATGGCCTCCATCGGACCGGGCACTAATTTTGGACTGTGTGATAATCCGCGCGATTCCTGATTTTGATGGAAACGGTGGTTGCTGCCCTATTTTCAGGATTTATGGTCGTGATCCCGTCTCTTCTGGCGATAAAACTTCCAAACTTCTGTTTTCAACCCCCAAAAAGAGCAAGAACGTCCGATACCACAAACAG GCAGAATGTGAACTGATTAAAATTGATATCAATTGCCGAGTTCAAGGTGACATTGTTCTAGAGTGTATCAGCTTACACAATGATCTGGCTCGGGAAAAAATGATGTACCGTGCCATGTTCAACACAGCATTTATTCGGTCCAATATTTTAATGCTTAGTCGTGATGAAATCGACATACTTTGGGATGCTAAAGATCTATTTCCCAAAGACTTCAGGGCTGAG CTTCTTTTCTCAGATATGGATGCTGCAGCTTCTACAGTTCCGTTAGAGTTGGCTGGTATTGAGGCAGGTGGTCTCCCAATAGACGCATTTGATAAAATTCAAGAGATTTTTAACAGCGTGGATTTGCTAGACCCTAAAAGTGATGCTGCCCTAAATGTTCTCCATCAGTTAGCCTCATCAAAGGTTGATGACTTTGCAAGATCACCGCCATTGTCACCTTCAAATTCTTCTGTGAAGACACCCGTCATTTCCCAAAAATCAAAGGAAGTTGCAGATAATAAGGTTAAAGTTACACTTACTCCACATCATCATAGCCCATCGGTAAAGGAGGTTAAGGAAGTTACCGTTGAACCTTCTACTCCAACACACCCTAAAACTCCACCTTTGATGGACAATATAGGTATTTCACTTGAACCTGTAGGATCTCTGTCAACAGGTCATTTAACTGAGTCACCATCCTCGCCCTCTATCCTCCATCGTAGCTCATTAAAGAAGGACAAATCAGATCATAAGGACCAAGCTGTTAGAACAGCAACATCAACcgcaccaccgccgccgccaccaccgccaaTTATGAGAGCTGCCCCCCCTCCACCATCGCCGCCGCCACCGATTATGAGAGCTGCCCCCtctccaccaccaccgccaccgccgccgACTATGAGAGCTGGCccccctccaccaccaccaccgccaccgccgccgACTATGAGAGCTGGTCCCCGTcaaccaccgccgccaccaccgatTATGAGGGCTGGTCCctctcctcctcctccaccaccaccaccaccagcagtTACGAAAGCTGACCcctctccaccaccaccaccaccaccacctcgtCCTACAAAGTACGGTACAGATGCAGGAGTCGTATCACCggtgccaccaccaccaccacctcttgTTTCACGGAATTCCTCAGgtccaccgccgccgccacctcCACTGTTTTCCGGTAAAGGAAATGTGAACAAGGGTGTTGctccacccccacccccaccaagATCCGCCCACGTTGCAGGAGCTCCTTCTCTGCCACCACCTATGATGAAGGGACGTAGTTTATCAAAAACAGGTTCTTTAAAAGCCCAACAATCtaagaagctgaagcctttgcatTGGTTGAAGCTAACAAGAGCAGTATCAGGAAGCTTGTGGGCCGAGACACAAAAATCTGGTGAAGCTGCAAA GGCACCGGAGATTGACATATCAGAACTTGAGTCTCTCTTCTCAGCAGCAAACCCAAAGTCAGAACAAGGGTATGCAAAATCAAAATCTCGGGCAGCAGTAACGAATAAGCCTGAAACAGTACAACTG ATTGATCACAGGAGGGCATATAACTGTGAGATCATGCTTTCAAAGGTCAAAATACCATTGAATGAATTGATG GATCATGTTCTAGCTTTGGAAGACTCAGCAATGGATGCTGATCAAGTGGACAACCTCATAAAGTTTTATCCAACAAAAGAGGAGATGGAGCTGCTTCAG GGATACAAAGGAGAGAAGGATAGATTAGGCAAATGTGAGCAG TTCTTCTTGGAGCTAATGAAAGTTCCACGTACAGAATCTAAGCTTAGAGTTTTTTCTTTTAAGTTACAGTTCAATGCACAG GTTTCTGATCTTAGGAAGAGCTTAAACATAGTAAATTTGGCTGTAGAACAGGCGAGTTTCAAGTTTTCTTCATG A